One window of the Anaeromyxobacter dehalogenans 2CP-C genome contains the following:
- a CDS encoding Rad52/Rad22 family DNA repair protein, whose protein sequence is MNPETKKKLYQALCAPFPPEAIERTDGSKTGRGYNTSGVKVQWIIDRLNEAVGIGNWRVTRETFVHAGTTNSGRKVYEAWSDVVLQLGEWSGDTFVPFAEARAYGAHSAVAEGDSRKGAATNGIKRAAAMMGCGAAAYRGELDDDNEFGDQPVEESSRPPTHPTAQQNANRRVEPLSMPRLPSTPRNRLTSKQLSALIAISRKLGMDLSQFRQQVRSRYGTQIEFITKSQASELIGEMSNGGLHHGGDGEAEMAEPGAEG, encoded by the coding sequence ATGAACCCCGAGACGAAGAAGAAGCTCTACCAAGCGCTCTGCGCGCCATTTCCGCCCGAGGCCATCGAGCGCACCGACGGTTCGAAGACCGGGCGCGGCTACAACACGAGCGGCGTCAAAGTGCAGTGGATCATCGACCGCCTGAACGAGGCCGTCGGGATCGGCAACTGGCGCGTGACCCGCGAGACGTTCGTCCACGCGGGCACCACCAACTCTGGCCGCAAGGTGTACGAGGCGTGGTCGGACGTCGTGCTCCAACTGGGCGAGTGGAGCGGCGACACGTTCGTCCCGTTCGCCGAGGCGCGGGCCTACGGGGCCCACAGCGCGGTGGCCGAGGGCGACAGCCGCAAGGGCGCCGCCACCAATGGCATCAAGCGGGCGGCGGCGATGATGGGCTGCGGTGCGGCCGCGTACCGGGGCGAGCTCGACGACGACAACGAGTTCGGTGACCAGCCGGTCGAGGAGTCCTCGCGGCCGCCGACGCACCCGACGGCCCAGCAGAACGCGAATCGGCGCGTGGAGCCCCTGTCCATGCCCCGGCTGCCGAGCACGCCCCGCAACCGGCTCACTAGCAAGCAGCTCTCCGCCCTGATCGCCATCTCCCGGAAGCTGGGCATGGACCTCTCGCAGTTCCGCCAGCAGGTCCGTTCCCGCTACGGCACGCAGATCGAGTTCATCACGAAGAGCCAGGCATCCGAACTCATCGGTGAGATGTCGAACGGCGGGCTGCACCACGGAGGCGACGGCGAGGCCGAGATGGCGGAGCCGGGGGCGGAGGGCTGA